In a single window of the Prevotella melaninogenica genome:
- the coaBC gene encoding bifunctional phosphopantothenoylcysteine decarboxylase/phosphopantothenate--cysteine ligase CoaBC: MLKGKKIVLGITGSIAAYKSCLIIRELIKSGAEVQVVITPAGKEFITPITLSALTQKPVVSEFFSQKDGTWNSHVDLGLWADAMVIAPCTAATLGKMANGVADNMLITTYLSMKAPVFIAPAMDLDMYKHPSTLKNIETLRSFGNHIIEPGSGFLASGLEGKGRMEEPENIVKTLADFFSTLSESQSYTEDLKDKKILITAGPTYEKIDPVRFIGNYSSGKMGFALAEECSRRGAKVVLVAGPVSLTCSDRIQRVNVESCKEMYEAAVGEFPNCDVAILCAAVADFRPDEVAEQKIKREGDDLLLKLKPTQDIAAAIGNMKGKEQRIVAFALETNEEESNAQRKLEKKNADFIVLNSTRIPGTTFQADDNQIMIINKEGKKSYAKKPKAEVARDIVDELVSIL, translated from the coding sequence ATGCTGAAAGGAAAGAAAATAGTATTAGGTATAACAGGCTCTATTGCTGCATATAAGAGTTGTCTTATTATCCGTGAGCTAATAAAGAGTGGGGCAGAGGTACAGGTGGTTATAACGCCTGCAGGTAAGGAGTTTATTACTCCTATCACGCTGTCTGCATTAACACAAAAACCCGTTGTAAGTGAGTTCTTCTCACAGAAGGATGGTACGTGGAACTCTCATGTAGACCTTGGACTATGGGCTGATGCAATGGTTATTGCTCCTTGTACAGCTGCAACATTGGGCAAAATGGCAAATGGAGTAGCTGACAATATGCTTATTACTACTTATCTTTCAATGAAAGCCCCTGTCTTCATTGCGCCTGCAATGGACTTAGATATGTATAAGCACCCGTCAACGCTGAAGAATATAGAGACGTTACGTAGCTTCGGGAATCATATTATTGAACCTGGTAGCGGTTTTCTTGCCAGTGGTTTGGAGGGAAAAGGAAGAATGGAAGAGCCTGAGAATATTGTCAAGACTTTGGCAGACTTCTTCTCTACTTTATCGGAGTCGCAATCTTATACAGAAGATTTAAAAGATAAAAAGATTCTTATAACAGCTGGTCCTACATACGAAAAGATAGACCCAGTACGTTTTATTGGTAATTATTCATCTGGCAAAATGGGCTTTGCTTTGGCAGAAGAATGTAGCCGACGTGGAGCAAAGGTTGTACTCGTTGCAGGGCCTGTAAGTCTTACTTGTTCTGATCGTATTCAGCGAGTTAATGTTGAAAGTTGTAAGGAGATGTATGAAGCTGCAGTAGGGGAGTTCCCTAATTGTGATGTAGCAATCCTTTGTGCAGCAGTCGCAGACTTCCGACCAGACGAGGTTGCGGAGCAAAAGATTAAGCGTGAGGGTGACGATTTGCTGTTAAAGCTGAAGCCTACGCAGGATATTGCTGCAGCGATAGGCAATATGAAGGGAAAAGAACAACGCATAGTTGCTTTCGCCTTGGAAACGAATGAAGAAGAAAGCAATGCCCAAAGAAAGCTGGAAAAGAAGAATGCTGATTTCATTGTTTTGAATTCAACGAGAATTCCGGGAACGACTTTCCAGGCAGATGATAACCAAATAATGATTATCAACAAAGAAGGTAAGAAGAGTTATGCAAAGAAACCAAAGGCAGAAGTGGCTCGTGATATTGTTGACGAGCTTGTTTCTATTCTCTAA
- a CDS encoding DUF3127 domain-containing protein: MDLQGKVIAVLPAREGTSARGPWKSQEYVIETHDQYPKKMVFNVFGADRIEQFAIKAGEEINVSFDIDAHEYNGRWFNNIRAWNIQRVDATAAMAGAPVAAAPVTPQPAPAVPQATPFPPAQPEENSTDDLPF; the protein is encoded by the coding sequence ATGGATTTACAAGGAAAAGTAATTGCTGTCCTTCCTGCACGTGAAGGAACTTCAGCTCGAGGACCATGGAAGTCACAAGAGTATGTGATTGAGACACACGACCAGTACCCAAAGAAGATGGTTTTCAATGTTTTTGGTGCTGATAGAATTGAGCAGTTCGCTATCAAGGCTGGTGAAGAAATCAATGTAAGTTTTGACATTGATGCACACGAGTACAACGGCCGTTGGTTTAACAATATTCGTGCATGGAACATTCAGCGTGTAGACGCTACAGCTGCTATGGCTGGTGCACCTGTTGCTGCAGCTCCTGTTACTCCTCAGCCAGCTCCTGCTGTGCCACAGGCTACTCCATTCCCTCCTGCACAACCAGAGGAGAATTCTACAGATGACTTACCATTCTAA
- a CDS encoding serine protease → MKEIMNMKLKTLILTIALILGASTNIFAQPGAVKKAADAAFTLTTFKADGSILATSNGVCISTEGIAVSPWKPFIGADKAVIIDAKGQKHEVECLLGANEIYDIVKFQVSGKTVAAPLATTVSAGDEAWVTPMSKGGNAEKADVSSVEKFMDKYNYTILKSSATDKLNGAPVFNTKGQVIGLFNSAGESQSSTDANYAKDFIVKGLSQNDITLRQSDIRIGLPNTIEEAVVALMLSSEKPANIHEAVVNEFITKFPQANDGYYALANLQIAKGEVANADKTMQTAISKVAAKDEAHYNYARLIYRNALIQEFAEKTKSVGWTLDKALDEIKKAQTAKANDAYRHLQAQIIFAKGDYAKAYTEFEALTKTKFNNPELYLEMAQSRQHLGANDQEILELLNKSIELCDTPYVSTSAPYFYTRGQQLEKMGEYRKAVQDYYTYEYFNQGRLGAAFYYMREQCEVKGRMWQQALQDILIASQLDPKEALYPTEAGSLLLRLNKVDAAISAAQQAIQLDASLPDAYLILGIAQCESKQKEEGLKNIQKAKELGNTQADTFLQKYK, encoded by the coding sequence ATGAAAGAAATAATGAACATGAAACTGAAAACTTTAATTTTGACCATTGCCCTCATATTGGGTGCCTCTACTAACATTTTTGCTCAGCCTGGTGCAGTTAAGAAGGCTGCAGATGCTGCTTTTACATTGACAACCTTTAAAGCAGACGGTAGTATTTTAGCAACATCTAACGGCGTATGTATTAGTACGGAAGGTATTGCTGTGAGTCCTTGGAAGCCTTTTATAGGAGCAGATAAGGCTGTTATTATTGATGCTAAAGGACAGAAACACGAGGTGGAATGCCTGCTTGGTGCCAATGAGATTTATGACATTGTTAAGTTTCAAGTGAGCGGTAAGACTGTTGCTGCCCCTTTGGCAACAACTGTTTCTGCAGGGGATGAAGCATGGGTTACACCTATGTCAAAGGGTGGTAATGCAGAGAAAGCAGATGTGTCAAGTGTTGAAAAGTTCATGGATAAGTATAATTATACGATTCTGAAATCTTCAGCTACCGATAAGTTGAATGGTGCTCCTGTCTTTAATACTAAAGGACAGGTTATCGGTTTGTTTAATTCTGCTGGCGAATCTCAGAGTTCTACAGATGCAAACTATGCAAAGGACTTTATTGTTAAGGGACTATCACAGAATGATATTACTCTTCGTCAGAGTGATATTCGTATTGGTTTGCCAAATACGATAGAAGAGGCTGTTGTTGCTCTGATGCTCTCTTCTGAGAAACCAGCCAATATTCATGAAGCTGTTGTCAACGAATTTATTACAAAGTTCCCACAGGCAAATGATGGTTATTATGCTTTAGCGAATTTACAGATAGCAAAAGGTGAGGTCGCTAATGCTGATAAAACTATGCAAACTGCTATTAGTAAGGTCGCAGCAAAGGATGAAGCACATTATAACTATGCTCGTCTGATTTATCGTAATGCACTTATTCAAGAGTTTGCTGAAAAGACAAAGTCTGTAGGATGGACATTGGATAAGGCTTTGGATGAGATTAAGAAAGCTCAAACTGCTAAAGCAAACGATGCATATCGTCATCTTCAGGCACAGATTATCTTCGCAAAAGGTGATTATGCAAAGGCATATACAGAGTTTGAAGCATTGACAAAGACTAAGTTTAATAATCCAGAACTTTACTTAGAGATGGCGCAGAGCCGTCAGCATTTGGGAGCTAATGACCAAGAGATTCTTGAATTACTTAATAAGAGTATCGAACTTTGTGATACACCATACGTATCTACTTCTGCTCCATATTTTTATACACGTGGTCAGCAATTAGAGAAGATGGGGGAGTATCGCAAGGCTGTACAGGATTATTATACGTATGAATATTTTAATCAGGGACGTCTTGGTGCTGCTTTCTATTATATGCGTGAACAGTGTGAGGTGAAGGGACGTATGTGGCAGCAAGCTCTGCAAGATATTCTTATTGCTTCACAACTTGACCCTAAAGAAGCTTTATATCCAACAGAGGCAGGTAGCCTTTTGTTACGTCTAAACAAGGTAGATGCTGCTATTAGTGCTGCTCAACAGGCAATTCAACTTGATGCTTCTTTACCTGATGCCTATCTTATTCTTGGCATTGCTCAATGCGAAAGCAAACAGAAAGAAGAAGGTCTAAAGAATATTCAAAAGGCTAAGGAACTTGGCAATACACAAGCTGATACTTTCCTGCAAAAATACAAATAA
- a CDS encoding 3'-5' exonuclease, which yields MKLNLTKPLIVFDLETTGLDLVNDRIIQISFIKVYPDGKEERENIFINPEKPIPAEVTMLTGISDADVADAPTFKQKAKELSDKFAGCDFAGYNSNRFDVPMLAEEFLRAGVDFDFSKCRLIDVQNIYHKMERRNLAAAYKFYCGRKMEDDFEAHRADQDTEATWRVLQGELEMYAPGKQEEEDRVLNNDMDELAEFSRMNDFVDFAGRMIWCDMTDKDGNQLLDAAGKPRRHEVFNFGKYKGWDVAEVLRKDPGYYSWMLASDFTYNTKQVLTRIRLREFNNK from the coding sequence ATGAAACTGAATTTGACAAAGCCTTTGATAGTTTTCGATTTGGAAACAACGGGACTTGACCTCGTAAACGATCGTATTATCCAGATTTCTTTCATTAAGGTTTATCCTGACGGAAAGGAAGAAAGAGAAAATATCTTTATTAATCCTGAGAAGCCCATACCTGCTGAGGTAACGATGTTGACGGGTATTTCAGATGCAGATGTGGCTGATGCACCAACCTTCAAGCAGAAGGCTAAAGAGTTGTCAGACAAGTTTGCTGGCTGTGATTTTGCTGGATATAATTCTAATCGTTTCGATGTTCCAATGTTGGCAGAGGAGTTTTTGCGTGCCGGTGTTGACTTTGATTTTTCAAAATGTCGTCTGATAGATGTGCAGAACATCTATCATAAGATGGAGCGTCGTAATCTTGCTGCTGCTTATAAATTCTACTGTGGCAGGAAGATGGAGGATGACTTTGAAGCGCATAGGGCTGATCAGGATACTGAGGCTACATGGCGTGTACTGCAGGGCGAGCTTGAAATGTATGCCCCTGGCAAGCAAGAAGAAGAGGACCGTGTGTTGAATAACGATATGGACGAGCTTGCTGAGTTTTCACGCATGAATGACTTTGTAGACTTTGCGGGTCGTATGATATGGTGTGACATGACTGATAAAGATGGTAATCAGCTTTTAGATGCTGCAGGAAAGCCACGTCGTCATGAAGTATTCAACTTTGGTAAGTATAAAGGCTGGGATGTAGCTGAAGTCTTACGTAAAGATCCTGGCTATTACAGTTGGATGCTTGCAAGTGATTTTACTTATAACACAAAGCAGGTATTGACACGTATTCGCCTGAGGGAGTTTAATAATAAGTAA
- the recN gene encoding DNA repair protein RecN → MLKHLYIKNYTLIDQLDIAFHSGFSVITGETGAGKSIILGAIGLLLGNRADSKQIKQGEKKCTIEAHFDLSNYGFESFFEEQDIDFEPEDTIVRRELTATGKSRAFINDTPVSLQMMRALGEQLIDIHSQHQNLLLQKDDFQLNVVDIIAQDNKELAAYRLAYHDYKETERRLSDLKEQISKAQENEEFMRFQFSELENAGLIEGRQEELEQESETLSHSEDIKTAFYETDNLLNDDDNGVIRKLGQSLDSLGNIEKVYPKAQELVQRLSSVHIELKDIAGEIGSEVENIDFDPSCLDSINQQLDLLNTLEQKYHVSTEKELIEIRDNIANQLKNIDNSDEELDLLEQEVKTKLTACEKQAEKLTALRRKATKTVEEQMSSRLIPLGIPNVRFKVDLSSKPLSLDGADKVQFLFSANTSTAMEPVAQVASGGEIARVMLSLKAMVSGAVKLPTIIFDEIDTGVSGKIAQKMAFIMQEMGDNNRQVISITHLPQIAALGSSHYKVEKEETTEGTRSHMRELTQEQRVNEIAQMLSGADVSDAALQNARELLDLSKKK, encoded by the coding sequence ATGCTGAAACATCTATATATAAAGAACTACACATTGATTGACCAATTGGATATAGCTTTCCACTCGGGTTTCTCGGTTATTACTGGAGAGACAGGTGCGGGAAAGAGTATTATCTTGGGTGCAATTGGTTTGCTATTAGGCAATAGGGCTGACAGCAAACAGATAAAGCAAGGAGAGAAGAAATGTACGATTGAGGCACATTTCGACCTCTCTAACTATGGCTTTGAATCCTTCTTTGAAGAGCAGGATATAGATTTTGAACCTGAAGATACAATCGTTCGTCGTGAACTAACGGCTACAGGAAAGTCACGTGCTTTTATCAATGATACTCCAGTATCACTGCAAATGATGCGTGCATTGGGTGAGCAGCTTATTGACATTCATTCGCAGCATCAGAATCTGTTGTTACAGAAGGATGACTTCCAGTTGAATGTTGTGGATATTATTGCTCAAGACAATAAGGAATTGGCTGCTTATCGTTTGGCTTATCATGACTATAAAGAAACTGAAAGGCGTCTTTCTGATTTGAAAGAGCAGATTTCCAAAGCACAGGAAAATGAAGAATTTATGCGTTTCCAGTTCAGTGAATTGGAGAATGCAGGCTTAATTGAAGGCAGACAAGAAGAATTGGAGCAGGAGAGTGAAACTCTCTCTCATTCAGAAGATATCAAAACTGCTTTCTACGAGACTGATAATCTGTTGAATGATGACGACAATGGAGTTATCCGAAAGCTGGGACAGAGTCTGGATAGCCTTGGAAATATTGAGAAGGTATATCCTAAAGCGCAAGAACTTGTACAACGTTTATCATCTGTACATATAGAACTGAAAGATATTGCAGGTGAGATTGGTAGTGAAGTTGAGAATATAGACTTTGACCCTTCTTGCTTAGATAGTATAAATCAACAACTTGATTTGCTGAATACACTTGAGCAGAAGTATCACGTTTCTACAGAGAAAGAACTCATTGAGATACGTGATAACATTGCTAATCAGCTAAAGAATATTGATAACAGTGATGAAGAACTGGATTTACTTGAGCAAGAAGTGAAGACAAAACTTACTGCTTGTGAAAAGCAAGCAGAGAAGTTGACTGCACTCAGACGTAAGGCTACCAAGACTGTTGAAGAACAGATGAGTAGTCGACTTATACCATTGGGTATTCCGAATGTTAGATTTAAGGTTGATTTGTCATCTAAACCATTGTCGTTGGATGGTGCAGATAAGGTTCAATTCCTTTTCTCTGCCAATACAAGTACGGCTATGGAACCAGTTGCACAGGTGGCATCTGGTGGTGAGATTGCCCGTGTAATGTTATCGTTAAAGGCAATGGTAAGTGGGGCAGTGAAGCTGCCAACGATTATCTTTGACGAGATTGACACGGGTGTGAGTGGTAAAATTGCTCAGAAGATGGCATTTATCATGCAGGAAATGGGTGATAACAATCGTCAAGTTATTTCCATTACTCATCTTCCACAGATTGCAGCTTTGGGTAGCTCACACTATAAGGTTGAGAAGGAGGAAACGACAGAAGGAACGCGTAGTCACATGCGTGAGCTGACTCAAGAGCAACGTGTGAATGAAATTGCGCAGATGCTTTCGGGTGCTGATGTCTCTGATGCTGCTTTACAGAATGCTCGTGAACTATTAGATTTAAGTAAGAAGAAATAA
- the dnaN gene encoding DNA polymerase III subunit beta has protein sequence MRFNLSSTALSSRLLTLSRVINSKNSLPILDCFLFEVHDGQLTITASDSENVMRGTLNLESCEGEGNFAVNNHTILDAVKELLEQPLTLDVNLDEMKIYVTYQNGSYNFPILNADEYPKAQSVSDNATTITLQAEKLSDSLTRSLFATAQDELRPVMNGVYFDLKEDGLAVVASDGHKLVRNKNFSIKSDSPASFVLPKKPASLLKNVLSKDGGDVVIRFDERSAEISFAEGNLACRLIEGKYPNYNSVIPQDNPNQVTIDRKSLIGALRRVLPFASDSSQLIRFHVSAGLLELNAEDIDFATSAKESVTCEYGGNPMSIGFKGSSMLDILNNLESDDVVIQLADPSRAGVIVPGTQPENEDILMLIMPMLLND, from the coding sequence ATGAGATTTAACCTTTCAAGCACTGCATTGAGCAGCCGGTTGTTGACTCTCTCTCGAGTAATTAATAGTAAGAACTCTCTGCCTATCTTGGATTGCTTCTTGTTTGAAGTTCATGATGGTCAGCTTACTATTACTGCGTCAGATAGTGAGAATGTCATGCGCGGAACATTGAATCTTGAGAGTTGTGAAGGCGAGGGCAATTTTGCAGTGAACAATCATACGATTCTTGATGCTGTGAAAGAACTCCTAGAGCAGCCATTGACACTGGATGTAAATCTGGATGAGATGAAGATTTATGTTACCTATCAGAATGGTTCTTATAACTTCCCAATTCTTAATGCTGATGAGTATCCAAAGGCTCAGTCAGTATCAGACAATGCTACAACGATTACACTTCAGGCAGAGAAGTTATCAGATAGTCTGACGCGCTCACTTTTTGCAACAGCACAGGACGAGCTTCGCCCAGTGATGAATGGTGTTTATTTCGATTTGAAAGAAGATGGCTTAGCTGTTGTTGCCAGCGATGGTCATAAGCTCGTAAGAAATAAGAACTTCTCTATTAAGAGTGATTCTCCAGCATCATTTGTTCTTCCTAAGAAGCCTGCTTCGTTGTTGAAGAATGTTCTCTCAAAGGATGGCGGTGATGTCGTTATTCGTTTTGATGAGCGTTCTGCTGAGATTTCTTTTGCAGAAGGAAATCTTGCGTGTCGTTTGATTGAGGGTAAATATCCTAATTATAATAGCGTAATTCCACAGGACAATCCTAATCAGGTTACGATTGATCGTAAGTCATTGATTGGTGCTTTGCGTCGTGTATTACCTTTTGCAAGTGACTCTTCGCAGTTGATTCGTTTCCATGTATCAGCTGGTTTGTTGGAGTTGAATGCTGAAGATATTGATTTTGCAACAAGTGCTAAAGAGAGTGTTACTTGTGAGTATGGTGGCAATCCTATGAGCATTGGCTTCAAAGGTTCAAGTATGCTTGATATCTTAAATAACCTTGAGAGTGATGATGTTGTCATTCAGTTGGCTGATCCATCACGTGCAGGTGTAATTGTGCCAGGTACTCAGCCTGAAAATGAGGATATTCTCATGCTGATTATGCCGATGCTGTTGAACGATTAA
- a CDS encoding DUF4835 family protein, whose protein sequence is MQRNQRQKWLVILLTSLFLFSKGELAAQELNAKVTVNHNQIQGTDASVFENLQQTLEQFINTRQWTHYQFQRNERINCNFNITVSKYDPGSNLFTCSALIQANRPIYNAAYSSTLYNNQDGDFNFTFAQFDQIEFNEENIDNQLTALIAYYAYLIIGLDLDSFSPMGGEDVLQRCMVLTNNAQNLNFTGWKAFDNSRNRFAIINDYLDGAMKPFRQLQYDYYRTGLDEMANNAERGRTNITAALENGLKKAHENRPISMLPQIWTDYKKDELANIYKGKGTQKEKELVYDILFGINASQNITWDKIKQ, encoded by the coding sequence ATGCAAAGAAACCAAAGGCAGAAGTGGCTCGTGATATTGTTGACGAGCTTGTTTCTATTCTCTAAAGGAGAGTTAGCTGCACAAGAGTTAAATGCAAAGGTAACCGTGAATCATAATCAGATTCAAGGTACGGATGCTTCTGTCTTTGAGAATTTGCAGCAGACTTTGGAGCAGTTTATTAATACACGCCAATGGACTCATTATCAGTTTCAAAGGAATGAACGTATAAACTGCAACTTTAATATAACTGTAAGCAAGTATGACCCAGGTAGCAACCTCTTTACTTGTTCTGCTTTAATACAAGCAAACCGACCTATTTATAATGCTGCTTATAGTTCTACACTCTATAATAATCAAGATGGTGACTTTAACTTTACCTTTGCTCAATTCGATCAAATTGAGTTTAATGAGGAGAATATAGATAATCAACTGACGGCACTGATAGCCTATTATGCTTATCTTATCATAGGATTAGATTTGGATTCTTTCTCTCCTATGGGAGGTGAGGACGTCTTACAGCGTTGTATGGTTTTGACGAATAATGCACAGAATCTTAACTTTACGGGATGGAAAGCTTTTGACAATTCTCGCAATCGCTTTGCTATTATCAACGATTATCTTGATGGTGCTATGAAGCCTTTCCGCCAATTGCAGTATGATTATTACCGTACAGGTTTGGATGAAATGGCTAACAATGCAGAACGTGGTCGTACAAACATTACAGCAGCCTTGGAAAATGGATTAAAGAAAGCACATGAGAACCGTCCAATAAGTATGCTACCACAAATATGGACAGACTATAAGAAAGACGAGTTGGCTAATATATATAAAGGCAAAGGAACACAAAAAGAAAAAGAGTTGGTCTACGATATTCTATTTGGTATTAATGCCAGTCAGAATATTACATGGGATAAAATAAAGCAGTAG